A genomic segment from Myxococcales bacterium encodes:
- a CDS encoding beta-ketoacyl-ACP synthase 3 gives MPSMKVIGAGMYIPDRVVTNDDLSKIMDTNDEWIEQRTGIKERHYIPEGMTGTDMAEKAALAALAQAKIDKKEIEAVIAATLSPDHTFPGMAPLIQDKLGLNGCAIVDIRNQCTGFLYSMAIADAWIKTGLYKTILITGTEIHSTALDFSTRGRDVTVIFGDGAGVFIVQATEEEGKGILATDLHGDGKYFKALWVEAEGSVFHPRLTHKMLDERRIYPQMKGQLVFSHAIRRLPESIKACCDKAGVAVADVDFWVFHQANLRINEFACQALNIPPEKTLHNIQKFGNTTAATLPTVVTEALEKGLIKPGMLVGFSAFGAGFTWGTILMRW, from the coding sequence ATGCCCAGCATGAAAGTCATCGGCGCCGGCATGTACATTCCGGACCGCGTGGTCACCAACGACGACTTGTCCAAAATCATGGACACCAACGACGAGTGGATCGAGCAACGCACCGGCATCAAGGAACGCCACTATATTCCCGAAGGCATGACCGGCACCGACATGGCCGAAAAGGCCGCCCTGGCCGCGCTCGCCCAGGCGAAGATCGACAAGAAGGAAATCGAGGCCGTGATCGCCGCGACCCTCAGCCCCGATCACACCTTCCCCGGCATGGCCCCGCTGATCCAGGACAAGCTCGGCCTCAACGGATGCGCGATCGTCGACATCCGTAACCAGTGCACCGGGTTCCTCTATTCCATGGCCATCGCCGACGCCTGGATCAAAACCGGCCTGTACAAGACGATTCTGATCACCGGCACGGAAATTCATTCGACCGCGCTGGACTTCAGCACCCGCGGCCGCGACGTGACGGTCATCTTCGGCGACGGCGCCGGCGTCTTTATCGTTCAGGCGACCGAAGAGGAAGGCAAAGGCATCCTGGCGACCGATCTGCACGGCGACGGCAAATACTTCAAGGCGCTCTGGGTCGAGGCCGAGGGCTCGGTCTTCCACCCGCGCCTGACCCACAAAATGCTCGACGAGCGGCGCATCTACCCGCAGATGAAGGGCCAGTTGGTCTTTTCCCACGCGATCCGCCGCCTGCCCGAATCCATCAAGGCGTGCTGCGACAAGGCCGGCGTGGCCGTCGCCGACGTCGACTTCTGGGTTTTCCACCAGGCCAATTTGCGAATCAACGAATTCGCTTGCCAGGCGCTGAACATCCCCCCCGAAAAAACCCTGCACAACATCCAAAAATTCGGCAACACCACCGCCGCCACGCTGCCCACCGTGGTGACCGAAGCCTTGGAAAAAGGGTTGATCAAACCGGGAATGCTGGTCGGTTTCTCGGCGTTCGGCGCCGGGTTCACCTGGGGCACCATTCTGATGCGTTGGTAG